The proteins below come from a single Paraburkholderia flagellata genomic window:
- a CDS encoding alpha/beta fold hydrolase gives MTETDSRLLEASLPPVAQIQVNLDTLSGKQTIAYRAAGDEAAPPIVLLHGIGSNSAGYRAQLAALATRHRVIAWDAPGYGQSSPFAIATPGAADYAEAVMAMMTALGISRATVVGSSWGSVIAATFAAQYAYATHALVLSAPNVARAHLPLSDRAAAREALMRSGAAQSPEARAAVVDALLARNAAPQIRALVSTLRDAVTPTGWEHAVDMLFSTHTPVVAASVEAPVSIVVGDNDRIAPLSDHARPIHEAARNSTLHVLDGIGHMPKLEAPGKFNSIVLAAAAGGNT, from the coding sequence ATGACTGAAACAGATAGCCGCTTACTCGAAGCCTCTTTGCCTCCCGTGGCACAGATCCAGGTGAACCTCGACACGCTAAGCGGCAAGCAAACCATCGCCTACCGCGCGGCGGGCGACGAAGCAGCGCCACCCATCGTCCTGCTGCACGGCATTGGATCGAACTCGGCGGGATATCGCGCGCAACTCGCGGCGCTTGCCACGCGCCATCGCGTGATCGCGTGGGATGCCCCGGGCTACGGGCAAAGCAGCCCGTTCGCGATCGCAACGCCTGGCGCCGCAGACTATGCCGAAGCCGTCATGGCGATGATGACGGCGCTGGGCATTTCGCGTGCAACCGTTGTCGGCAGTTCGTGGGGCAGCGTCATCGCAGCGACATTTGCCGCGCAATACGCATATGCAACGCACGCCCTCGTATTGAGCGCGCCCAACGTCGCACGCGCTCACCTGCCGCTTTCGGATCGCGCCGCCGCTCGGGAGGCGCTGATGCGAAGCGGGGCGGCTCAGTCGCCTGAAGCGCGCGCCGCGGTGGTCGACGCCCTGCTCGCTCGCAACGCCGCGCCCCAGATCCGTGCCCTCGTCTCGACACTCCGGGACGCGGTTACGCCAACGGGATGGGAACATGCCGTCGACATGCTGTTCTCTACGCATACGCCCGTTGTGGCCGCGTCAGTCGAGGCGCCGGTTTCCATCGTTGTCGGCGACAATGATCGCATCGCGCCTCTCAGCGATCACGCGCGGCCCATACACGAGGCGGCGCGCAATTCGACGCTCCATGTGCTCGATGGAATCGGCCACATGCCGAAACTGGAAGCACCGGGCAAGTTCAATTCCATCGTATTGGCAGCCGCCGCCGGTGGAAACACATGA
- a CDS encoding flavin reductase translates to MNAVALSEHERSAIGVFDKRQLRNVLGSFVTGVTVVTTLDAEGKMHGLTANSFSSVSLDPPLVLWSQATSAGSHSAFRDSGRFTINILAEDQYGLANHFATRSPDKFSGIEYDVGVDGLPILRDCSAWLECKVVACYPGGDHVIFLGSVERIRQSARRPLVFGGGQYLVADPHDLGHAPVGTQGAMKSQPHAVRLASRSMLRLASTLDKSLALVAWGNHGPTVIAWQAAATPVAADLPLGLVLPVTSSASGLALAAFLPPEAIDRFVVAELRENARRESQDLPVAAETFSGMLESVRASRVATRRPGPFYDDLILANAISVPILSPDGVAVLALTAIGPAEQFDAATDGPCAQALKAAAQEITLALREA, encoded by the coding sequence ATGAACGCAGTTGCTCTGTCCGAACACGAACGATCAGCCATCGGAGTTTTCGACAAACGTCAGCTGAGAAACGTTTTGGGATCCTTCGTAACTGGCGTGACCGTGGTCACCACGCTCGACGCCGAAGGAAAAATGCATGGCCTCACCGCCAATTCGTTTTCCTCCGTGTCTCTCGACCCGCCTCTTGTTTTGTGGAGCCAGGCGACATCCGCTGGAAGCCATTCGGCCTTCAGGGACTCAGGCCGCTTCACGATCAACATCCTGGCGGAAGATCAGTACGGCCTGGCTAATCATTTCGCCACTCGCTCTCCTGACAAGTTCTCGGGCATTGAATACGACGTCGGGGTCGACGGTCTCCCCATACTGCGCGATTGCAGTGCCTGGCTCGAATGCAAGGTCGTTGCCTGCTATCCCGGCGGCGACCATGTGATCTTTCTCGGCTCCGTCGAACGCATTCGCCAGAGCGCGCGGCGGCCGCTGGTCTTTGGCGGTGGTCAGTACCTGGTGGCCGATCCGCACGACCTGGGTCACGCTCCGGTCGGAACGCAGGGGGCGATGAAATCCCAGCCGCATGCCGTGCGACTCGCGAGCCGTAGCATGTTGCGGCTCGCCAGTACGCTCGACAAGTCGCTCGCCCTGGTGGCATGGGGCAATCATGGACCGACCGTGATCGCCTGGCAGGCCGCAGCGACACCAGTGGCCGCGGATCTGCCTCTGGGGCTGGTGCTGCCGGTGACATCTTCGGCTTCCGGACTTGCACTGGCGGCCTTTCTTCCGCCTGAAGCGATCGACCGGTTCGTTGTCGCGGAGTTGCGTGAAAACGCACGACGCGAGTCACAGGATTTGCCGGTTGCTGCAGAGACCTTTTCAGGCATGCTTGAATCGGTCAGAGCTTCGCGTGTAGCGACGAGACGCCCCGGACCGTTTTATGACGACCTCATCCTTGCCAATGCGATCAGTGTGCCCATCCTCTCGCCGGACGGCGTCGCAGTGCTTGCCTTGACGGCGATCGGCCCAGCGGAACAATTCGATGCGGCAACCGACGGACCTTGCGCACAAGCCCTAAAAGCCGCCGCACAGGAGATCACTCTAGCGCTGCGTGAAGCTTGA
- a CDS encoding pirin family protein yields the protein MRTAGRRHGPITRLVSPGDLGEILKPFVFLDYFESKEAAALQFSMHPHSGLATTTLLLQGEVEYEDTTGASGVLPVGGVEWMNAGGGVWHGGGASGNATVRGYQLWTALPPSLELGSPTSQYLRASDIPRTGPASVILGRYGEVESPVLAPAGINYLLVNLQAGEQWQYTPPAGHSVAWLSVQRGALQVGNARLADELVVFDESEDAVTLTASEDSEFVLGSAIAHPHQLVLGHYSVHTSADALRAGEARIGEIGAQLRRGGRFG from the coding sequence TTGCGCACGGCAGGGCGGCGACACGGCCCCATCACGCGGCTCGTCAGCCCGGGCGACCTTGGCGAGATACTGAAGCCATTCGTCTTTCTCGACTATTTCGAGAGCAAGGAAGCCGCGGCGCTGCAGTTCTCCATGCATCCTCATTCGGGTCTCGCGACCACGACCTTGCTGCTTCAAGGCGAGGTGGAATATGAGGACACGACTGGTGCTTCAGGCGTACTGCCAGTTGGCGGCGTCGAGTGGATGAACGCAGGCGGCGGGGTCTGGCATGGCGGCGGCGCCAGCGGAAATGCAACGGTGCGCGGTTATCAGTTGTGGACCGCGTTGCCGCCATCCCTCGAATTGGGTTCTCCCACCAGCCAGTACCTGCGCGCGAGCGACATCCCTCGCACGGGTCCGGCGTCCGTCATTCTGGGTCGCTACGGGGAGGTCGAGAGCCCCGTTCTAGCTCCGGCGGGCATCAACTATCTGCTCGTGAACCTTCAGGCCGGCGAACAATGGCAGTACACGCCGCCAGCCGGTCACAGCGTTGCCTGGTTGAGCGTTCAACGCGGCGCATTGCAAGTGGGCAACGCGCGCCTCGCCGACGAACTCGTGGTATTCGACGAGTCGGAAGATGCCGTGACCCTCACCGCCAGCGAGGATTCCGAGTTCGTTCTCGGTTCCGCCATCGCCCATCCACACCAGCTCGTGCTCGGACACTACTCCGTTCATACCTCTGCCGATGCATTGCGCGCGGGGGAAGCGAGGATCGGGGAAATCGGTGCGCAGCTTCGTCGCGGCGGCCGTTTCGGCTAG
- a CDS encoding DoxX family protein, with product MAIANSTGNDLLALAGRLLFASLFVASGVDKLLWPLATIEYVRTFGLPAPLLWCIGSMLLELGGGALLVFGYRTRAVAWILAAYSVSTAAIFHHAFADPNQLIQFLTNLAMAGGLLALSIYGAGLFSIDRLIGNGHVEITSNYARITPSDR from the coding sequence ATGGCCATCGCGAACTCCACAGGCAACGATCTGCTCGCCCTGGCCGGACGGCTCCTGTTTGCTTCCCTCTTTGTCGCGAGCGGCGTCGACAAGCTGCTCTGGCCGCTGGCGACGATTGAGTACGTCAGGACGTTCGGCCTGCCCGCGCCGCTGCTATGGTGTATCGGCTCGATGTTGCTGGAACTGGGAGGTGGAGCGTTGCTCGTTTTCGGCTACCGAACGCGCGCAGTCGCATGGATCCTGGCGGCGTACTCCGTTTCGACGGCCGCCATCTTTCACCATGCGTTCGCAGATCCGAACCAACTGATCCAATTTCTCACGAATCTAGCCATGGCAGGTGGACTGCTCGCGCTTTCGATTTACGGCGCCGGCTTGTTCAGTATCGATCGACTCATTGGCAACGGTCACGTCGAAATAACGTCGAACTACGCGCGAATCACGCCATCTGATCGTTGA
- a CDS encoding IclR family transcriptional regulator yields the protein MTNVSARRGIQSVEIAFRILSALQTSVRALPLKEIAALSELTPSATSNYMISLVRTGLVSADEKPGCYKLGPASLALGMSAINQLDGFDIVRREVIALRDATLSGAAVTAWTDDGPVSLFKQEGQTRSILELRTGLIPLVTTAAGKLFIACLQASRTDELIAREMSGEKDWSPAAMREEASAELRNNGFSMVHRGNLGYVSVAAPIWDRDGNLQFAISLIGTPATLDTDINGEAIKALLESAVRATIALGGKVSRQIG from the coding sequence ATGACCAATGTGAGCGCGAGACGCGGCATTCAATCCGTCGAGATTGCATTTCGAATCCTCTCGGCGTTGCAAACGAGCGTGCGAGCCCTTCCTCTGAAAGAGATTGCCGCACTGTCCGAACTCACGCCGAGCGCAACGAGTAACTACATGATTAGCCTCGTACGCACAGGCCTCGTATCCGCAGATGAAAAGCCAGGGTGCTACAAACTTGGCCCGGCTTCGCTTGCTTTAGGGATGAGTGCGATCAACCAGCTCGACGGTTTCGATATCGTGCGGCGCGAAGTGATTGCACTACGCGACGCCACGCTTAGCGGTGCGGCGGTGACGGCATGGACCGACGACGGACCAGTGAGTCTGTTCAAGCAGGAGGGGCAGACGCGCAGCATCCTCGAATTGAGAACGGGGTTGATCCCACTCGTGACGACGGCAGCGGGAAAGCTGTTTATTGCCTGCCTGCAGGCCAGCCGCACTGACGAACTCATTGCTCGCGAAATGTCCGGCGAGAAGGATTGGAGTCCGGCCGCCATGCGGGAAGAAGCTAGCGCTGAACTGCGCAACAATGGCTTTTCGATGGTTCATCGTGGCAATCTTGGCTATGTATCGGTTGCCGCCCCGATCTGGGACCGGGACGGGAATCTCCAGTTTGCAATCAGCCTCATCGGGACGCCAGCCACGCTCGATACGGATATCAATGGCGAGGCGATCAAGGCGCTCCTCGAAAGCGCCGTTCGCGCGACGATTGCACTGGGGGGAAAGGTGTCCCGCCAGATCGGATAG
- a CDS encoding porin, whose translation MAGTLSAFSMFGIAHAQSSVTLYGIADTAVQYISNVRGHSLVQEGNTHAPDIFGLKGMEDLGGGLRTIFDLQGEYLLNNGQLLVPGTLFNRKAYVGLQSDTFGTLTLGRQPSFMYDVLANYQTPLLLGNILSLHQGNLDEVANFFQFANAVKYVSPTFAGFSTGVEFAFGNVPGNFSEGRNYSFFVQYKNGPLSLAAAYANENNRFLELSSFVGLPSLFGTPLRASEGVVADKLVNWGVGATYQFTHILLHAAFTQSRITLATGQGNANTVDVGANWTVRPDDVIAVGGWVENLDGGNWKTITVSNSYLFSKRTSVYQQVTYQHASGTNSVASLAAAGLASGRSTTGVSLGIQHSF comes from the coding sequence GTGGCAGGAACCCTTTCCGCATTTTCGATGTTCGGCATCGCTCATGCGCAATCGAGCGTCACGTTGTACGGCATCGCTGACACAGCGGTCCAGTACATCAGCAATGTACGTGGACACTCCCTCGTCCAGGAAGGCAACACTCATGCGCCCGATATCTTCGGGCTGAAGGGTATGGAGGATCTTGGCGGCGGCTTGCGCACGATCTTCGACCTGCAGGGCGAGTATTTGTTGAACAACGGGCAGTTGCTCGTTCCTGGGACACTGTTCAACCGGAAGGCCTACGTTGGCCTGCAGTCGGATACGTTTGGCACGCTCACGCTCGGTCGCCAACCGAGCTTCATGTATGACGTTCTCGCCAACTATCAAACGCCGCTATTGCTCGGCAATATTCTTTCGCTTCATCAGGGCAACCTCGACGAAGTCGCCAACTTTTTCCAGTTCGCCAACGCAGTCAAGTATGTGAGCCCGACCTTTGCCGGCTTCTCAACCGGCGTGGAATTTGCCTTTGGCAATGTGCCAGGCAACTTTAGCGAAGGCCGGAACTACTCGTTCTTTGTTCAGTACAAGAACGGTCCACTCAGCCTCGCAGCCGCCTACGCGAACGAGAACAACCGCTTCCTGGAGCTTTCGAGTTTCGTCGGTCTCCCGTCGCTATTTGGTACGCCGTTGCGCGCGTCCGAAGGCGTGGTGGCCGATAAACTCGTCAACTGGGGAGTGGGCGCGACTTATCAGTTCACCCACATTCTGCTGCACGCCGCCTTCACGCAGTCACGCATCACCCTGGCCACAGGCCAGGGCAACGCCAACACCGTCGACGTAGGCGCGAACTGGACGGTCAGGCCGGACGACGTCATCGCGGTTGGCGGCTGGGTCGAAAATCTCGACGGCGGAAACTGGAAGACGATAACGGTCTCGAACTCATACCTTTTTTCGAAGCGCACGTCGGTCTACCAGCAGGTCACATACCAGCATGCGTCGGGCACCAATAGTGTCGCATCGCTTGCCGCTGCCGGCCTGGCATCCGGCCGATCGACAACCGGCGTCTCCCTGGGTATCCAGCACTCTTTCTAG
- a CDS encoding aldo/keto reductase, giving the protein MPPTHLPSSLLRNPLMRDVHVGDAAIPAIGFGTYGLSEAEVRRLAPAAIDAGFRHFDTAQMYGNEAAIGDCVAASNRPRSEFFLTTKVWVSNYAERHFEASVNESLRKLRTDYIDLLLLHWPGSDIPLAEQIAGLNAVARAGKVRHIGVSNFNRAMMTEAIRLSAAPLVTNQFEYHPYLNQSVLVESTRQAGLAVTAYCAMAIGRVFGDDVLKAIAGRHGKTIAQVVLRWLVQQPGTVALSRTTRIGRLAENLAIFDFALDDAEMAAIRALAAVDSRIVNPPGLAPVWDSTAP; this is encoded by the coding sequence TTGCCCCCTACCCATCTGCCGTCTTCTCTCCTCCGGAATCCCCTTATGCGTGACGTTCATGTTGGCGACGCAGCCATACCAGCCATCGGCTTTGGCACCTATGGTCTGAGCGAAGCCGAAGTCCGTCGGCTGGCGCCGGCTGCCATTGACGCCGGCTTCCGGCACTTCGACACCGCCCAGATGTACGGTAATGAAGCGGCCATTGGCGACTGCGTCGCCGCTTCGAATCGCCCACGAAGTGAATTCTTTCTCACCACCAAGGTCTGGGTCAGCAATTACGCAGAGAGACATTTCGAGGCGTCCGTGAATGAGAGCCTGCGCAAGCTCCGGACAGACTACATCGATCTCCTGCTACTGCACTGGCCGGGATCGGATATACCGCTTGCCGAGCAAATCGCAGGCCTGAATGCCGTAGCACGGGCAGGCAAAGTACGGCATATCGGCGTAAGCAATTTCAACCGCGCGATGATGACGGAAGCCATTCGCCTTTCTGCCGCGCCTCTCGTGACGAATCAGTTCGAATACCATCCGTACCTGAACCAGTCCGTGCTGGTCGAAAGCACGCGACAAGCAGGTCTTGCCGTCACGGCCTACTGTGCGATGGCGATCGGACGCGTATTCGGCGACGATGTATTGAAAGCAATCGCCGGTCGCCACGGCAAGACGATTGCGCAGGTCGTGCTTCGATGGCTCGTTCAGCAGCCCGGCACGGTTGCCCTTTCGAGAACCACCCGGATAGGACGCCTCGCGGAAAATCTCGCAATCTTCGACTTTGCGCTCGACGACGCGGAGATGGCGGCGATCCGCGCATTGGCGGCAGTCGACAGCCGAATCGTCAATCCGCCTGGACTCGCTCCTGTGTGGGATAGCACTGCGCCGTGA